Proteins from a genomic interval of Zingiber officinale cultivar Zhangliang chromosome 2A, Zo_v1.1, whole genome shotgun sequence:
- the LOC122043729 gene encoding uncharacterized protein LOC122043729: protein MSKNESAVLPSPIPWISRSGSKGNKVEQVAGIKGSSIIPSTPASPTLPSPRHLSPLPSFSSDTSKPKIIYKSKASPPPPPPPDYLKHEHGNHATARRLKEELKNSSRRECRDATNDITSPRIEQADNCGEDVAEASGGATKETSNHEAGGGEANEVDKKADEFIARFREQIRLQRIESIKRSTKQRSNKKQQVV, encoded by the exons ATGAGCA AGAACGAGTCCGCAGTACTCCCCTCTCCAATCCCGTGGATATCACGCTCAGGGTCAAAGGGGAATAAGGTCGAACAGGTGGCCGGCATAAAAGGCAGTAGCATCATTCCCTCAACTCCCGCGTCCCCCACTTTGCCTTCCCCAAGGCATCTTTCTCCTTTGCCGTCGTTCTCATCCGACACGTCGAAGCCGAAGATTATCTACAAAAGCAAGGCCAGTCCGCCACCGCCGCCTCCACCCGACTACCTCAAACATGAGCACGGAAATCACGCAACAGCCAGAAGGCTCAAAGAGGAATTGAAGAACTCAAGTAGGAGAGAATGTCGGGATGCCACCAACGACATAACAAGTCCAAGGATTGAGCAGGCCGATAATTGCGGGGAGGACGTTGCAGAGGCGTCTGGTGGTGCCACAAAAGAAACGTCAAACCATGAAGCGGGAGGAGGGGAAGCGAATGAGGTGGACAAGAAGGCGGATGAGTTCATAGCAAGATTCAGAGAACAGATCAGACTTCAGAGGATCGAGTCGATCAAGAGATCCACCAAGCAGCGAAGTAACAAGAAGCAACAAGTCGTGTGA